From a single Clupea harengus chromosome 24, Ch_v2.0.2, whole genome shotgun sequence genomic region:
- the LOC105910310 gene encoding histone H4, translated as MSGRGKGGKGLGKGGAKRHRKVLRDNIQGITKPAIRRLARRGGVKRISGLIYEETRGVLKVFLENVIRDAVTYTEHAKRKTVTAMDVVYALKRQGRTLYGFGG; from the coding sequence ATGAGCGGAAGAGGTAAGGGAGGGAAAGGACTTGGAAAAGGTGGCGCCAAGCGTCATCGTAAGGTTCTCCGTGATAACATCCAGGGTATTACCAAACCAGCGATTCGCCGCCTGGCTCGTCGTGGTGGCGTGAAGCGTATTTCTGGTCTCATTTACGAAGAAACTCGTGGTGTGCTGAAGGTGTTCCTCGAGAACGTGATCCGTGATGCCGTCACATACACCGAGCACGCCAAGAGAAAGACCGTGACCGCCATGGACGTCGTTTACGCACTAAAACGCCAGGGTCGTACTCTGTACGGATTTGGTGGTTAA
- the LOC116219259 gene encoding histone H1-like, which produces MAEVAPAPPPAKATKKKAVRPKQTGPSVGELIVKAISASKEKKGVSLAALKKALAAGGYDVEKKNARVKVAIKSLVAKGTLVQTKGTGATGSFKLNKTQAEAQKKAEKKAAPKAKKPAAKKPAAVKKPAVAKKSPKKAKKPATLKKATKSPKKAIKPAAPKKAAKSPKKAKAAKAVKPKAAAAKPKAVAKPETAKPKRAAPKQR; this is translated from the coding sequence ATGGCAGAAGTCGCACCAGCTCCTCCTCCCGCCAAAGCCACGAAGAAGAAGGCTGTTAGGCCAAAGCAAACAGGACCAAGTGTCGGCGAGCTAATCGTGAAAGCTATTTCTGCTtccaaggagaagaaaggagtttCTCTTGCAGCTCTGAAGAAAGCTCTGGCTGCTGGCGGATACGACGTAGAAAAGAAAAATGCTCGGGTCAAGGTGGCCATCAAGAGTCTAGTTGCTAAGGGCACACTGGTTCAAACTAAAGGCACTGGTGCGACTGGCTCCTTCAAGCTGAACAAGACACAAGCAGAGGCACAGAAGAAGGCTGAGAAGAAAGCCGCCCCTAAAGCGAAGAAACCGGCAGCAAAGAAGCCTGCTGCAGTAAAGAAACCAGCGGTGGCTAAGAAGTCTCCTAAGAAAGCCAAGAAGCCAGCCACTCTTAAGAAGGCCACAAAAAGTCCCAAGAAGGCTATCAAGCCCGCAGCTCCCAAGAAGGCAGCCAAGAGCCCGAAGAAGGCCAAGGCTGCAAAGGCTGTAAAGCctaaagcagcagcagcgaaGCCCAAAGCAGTAGCGAAGCCTGAGACGGCTAAACCCAAGAGGGCTGCCCCTAAGCAGAGGTAA
- the LOC105910313 gene encoding histone H2A has translation MSGRGKTGGKARAKAKTRSSRAGLQFPVGRVHRLLRKGNYAERVGAGAPVYLAAVLEYLTAEILELAGNAARDNKKTRIIPRHLQLAVRNDEELNKLLGAVTIAQGGVLPNIQAVLLPKKTEKSK, from the coding sequence atgagTGGTAGAGGCAAAACCGGTGGAAAGGCCAGAGCCAAGGCTAAAACTCGTTCGTCCAGGGCTGGTCTCCAGTTCCCTGTCGGCCGTGTGCACAGGCTGCTGCGCAAGGGCAACTATGCCGAGCGTGTTGGTGCTGGGGCTCCAGTTTATCTGGCTGCTGTGCTCGAGTACTTGACTGCTGAGATCCTCGAGTTGGCTGGTAACGCTGCCCGTGACAATAAGAAGACTCGCATCATTCCCCGTCATCTGCAGCTGGCTGTGCGTAACGACGAGGAGTTGAACAAACTGCTCGGCGCAGTGACAATCGCACAGGGTGGTGTGCTGCCTAACATCCAGGCCGTGCTGTTGCCCAAGAAGACCGAGAAGTCAAAATAA
- the LOC116219075 gene encoding B-cell receptor CD22-like produces TDAPRNTLVTVSPSDEVFEGGSVTLTCSSDANPPVEIYTWFKVNESSPVGSGQNQRIANVSSDHSGWYYCEARNAHGNTRSAEVHLEVRREYRLMS; encoded by the coding sequence ACAGATGCCCCAAGGAACACCTTAGTAACCGTAAGTCCATCTGATGAGGTGTTTGAGGGCGgttcagtgactctgacctgcagcagtgatgccaacccgcCGGTGGAGATCTACACCTGGTTTAAGGTGAACGAGTCCTCTCCAGTAGGATCGGGACAGAACCAGCGGATCGCCAACGTCAGCTCGGATCATTCAGGCTGGTACTACTGTGAGGCACGGAACGCACACGGGAACACCAGATCCGCTGAGGTTCACCTGGAGGTTCGCCGTGAGTACCGTCTCATGTCATGA